The sequence ttttgggctgtgttgtgtcttccttgctgtgcgcggactctctctagttgcggtgagcggggtctactcttcgttgcggtgcgcgggcttctcattgtggtggcttttcttgttgtggagcacgggctctagatacgcaggcttcagtagttgtggcatgagggctcagtagtggtggctcatgggcttagttgctctgcagcatgtgggagcttcccagacgagggctcgaacttgtgtcccctgcattggcaggcagattcttaaccattgcaccaccagggaagtcccaggacagttgtttttaattcctcaaagaATTGGGTTGCAGCCTGAATGATCTCAAAGCGTTGACCCACCCATCCAACTAtacattatcttcattttgcttctttatatCAGGGAAATCTTTAACTAAGATACAAATCAAAAGAACTCTATGTTCtacgtttgtagatttttttttttttttggagtattttctttcattcacctTAGGGGAGAAGGCCTTTAAAAAAAGGTCCTATCAGGCTCTGAATATCAGTTTCCAATCTGACCGACTTCTGACCATAgggctactttaaaaaaatcctttcaaatatCTTGTCAGGTTTCAGCTgggaaaaatagtaaatatttctggCAGTATTGAACAACCCCATGAACCCAAGGGTGTCCTGAAAGACGGTACAAAAGATACGAGCCCTCCCAAGGTCCAGAGTGACTCGCAGAGATAGCCACGAGAAAGAAGACTTAGACAATTCCCCTGAGAGCTGGCAAAAGTCAGCAGAACCCCAGAAGCCAATGGGGTGCAACCCTGTTTTGTGCTGATCTCAGCCTACCAACAACCAGTGTTGTGGTTGGACCAGCTCTTGTGGTTCTTATAATGATTGCCAGATGCCCTTCAGCAATAACCATCgggaaactttgaaaaaaacagAGGCTCATCACTTATAACACCTGGAAATTACACAGCacacctggggccacacagcAAGGTCATGGGGAGACAGAGACTGCACGTGGGCCTGGGGTTCTGCTTTTATTGGGGCTGAGGGTGGGTCCTAGGGTTTTGGGGgctcactctttattggtgaatttaaaacataagagcagaaatttaaaggacaggatggaaaaaaacaaaaaccatgtaGACCAATTGGTCAGTTATTTAAACCTACCAAaatctctaaaacaaaggagcCTCAGTGAGTGGAGGTGGCCTGGCTCTTTATCTACTTGTGTGGTTGGTACTGTGTTCAGCTGAGATAACCTTCTTTGAAAGGGCTGCCCCTTGAAATGGATGCCTTGGCAATCAAAGCTTAAGTCAGCCACTTGTattgcaaaaaagaagaaaactgtcagGGCTTACACTACAAGCCCATGTTTCTGCCTGGCCATATTTTGGGGGCCCCAACCTGATGGTTGCCAAGTCAAGTTCTCAAcacaaaatgacacaaacagaagaaaatagcTGTCCCTGGGAGAGAAGAATTGACAACCAATAGGTACCccacagcttccctggtggcgcagtggttgagagtccgcctgccgatgcaggggacacgggttcgtgccccggtccgggaggatcccatgtgccgcgaagcggctgggcctgtgagccacggccgctgagcctgtgcatccggagcctgtgctctgcaacgggagaggccacaacagtgagtaggcctgtgtaccgaaaaaaaaaaaaaaaaaaaaggtaccccaaaaccaaaatcaaaaaagcctgaatttggaaaagaaaggacaacatgaaattttattttcctctcttgaCCAGGCACTACAGAGATCTGGGAGACCTGACTGTGGTAAGAATTCTCATCCTTCACCagcttctgccagtttttccaggatcccttctggaggctctggagcATGAGGTATTTAGAGTGTAGCTCTGGTATCTATCAGAATTTAACAGGGGTTTCCGTTAATCGTAGTTTTAGTGTCCCCTTGGCTGCTTAAGGGAATAATTGGTATCAGTTTACCAGAGACTCCCTCAGAGTCTCACCAACCCTGAGAGGGGCCATTTGGTGACCTTCCTTTGAGAATAGATACGGGGTATCTGTGAGGCCACTAACTTGGCAGACTTTTGTTTACAGTTCTATAGCCTCTTCAGAGTGGAAAGGCAATTCAGACAGAGGATTAGCAGAATGTGGGTGCTCAGGTAAAGGAGGACAGAGGGGAGTAGTAGGGGTCACATCAGTCTTGTAGTCTTTTGTTTTAGGTACCTCTCGTGTCTTTACTTTCTCATTACCCTTTTGCGATGAATCTTTCAATGAAGCTCTCTGGGACTCTTGAAGCCTTTTGGAGGCATACCAATTAAAATAGGTATCccattctgtttgtttgatttgaGGACTCTTACTTTCAAGTGTACTGTTAAATGAGCCATCTTGTCTAACTGGAAGATTCCCTATAATGGCCGTTGTCATTCTAGGTTGTCTTAGTAAGATGTTGCCATTTTTGTAGATATCTATAGTTTCTTGGACCGCATTTATCAGACATAAGATAGGCAGGTGTGCCAGAAGGTGGCAAGCTTAATTCTTTGATATTTGAGGGTCCCACTTCTGTAGCTAAGCCTTGGATCTCTTAGAGCCAAATTAATGCTTAATAGGGATGTGCCACCAGGTTGGGGATTATGTGGtgttttcttttgggttttttttgtttatttttttggctgtgttgggtctttgttgctgcacgcgggctttctctagatgcagcgagtgggggggctgctctttgttgtggtgcatgggcttctcattgtggtggcttctcttgttgcagagcacaggctctaggcgcatggccttcagtagttgcggcttgagggcttagttgctccacagcatgtgggatctttcccgaccagggctcgaacctgtgtcccctgcattggcaggcagattcttaaccactgcaccaccagggaagtcccggggaaTGTGGTGTTTAACAATGTACCTTGGGTACTTTCCTgttggtccagtgattaagaatccgccttccaatgccggggacttgggttcgatccctggtcggggaactaagatcccacgtgccctggggcaactaagcccacgtgctccaactactgagcccctgcacTCACCATAGCTACAAAGAAGTATGCACGCCGCAGTGAAGAGCCCGgtcactgcaacaaaagatcctgtggGTCACAACTAAGACACGACGCAGccaacaaattaattaattaaaaacaaaaagtgtacCTTGTTACATGGAAATTTTCATGAGGTTGGCATGTAACCTACTGTTGATCTAAACCATTCCTTGACCAACTTATCCTAGCCCAGCAGTCTGAGAGTGAGGTGGTGAGCGCTCTGACAGCATTTAAGTGTTTGATCTGTGGCTACCAGTTTTGCTGCTTTGGTTTTCAAGTTTCCCATAGTAGTAGATCTTTATTCCTTTAACGAGAATATCTGTTTATAGTAGCAGATGCTGTAATGTCTTCCAACAGTTTGACTTGCCTACCTAGATTTTGATGTGCTTTTGGTCAAAATAGTCCAAATGTATTGTCTTAATTTAATTCCCCAAGTCCCTCAGCAGTTCATGCTGTGGACTTACCTCAAGCTTTGTGAGTTTCCTAATGGCTGCCATCATGCTTTCTTTTGCTTCAAGGGCTCCTATTTTCCCTCATTTAAATAATTCTCCCTGGTTCAACCAGACTTACTGTTTCTGACTGCTTGAGCACTGTTCCTGAGATCTGTCAGTACCTCCTGAAGGTGCTTACACTGTAGCTGAGATTGGGCATAAACTCAAATGTTGTGGGCTACTAGGTCTCACCATGAAATATCTGAAGTCTCTCACACCCCAAATTTCCACCTAAAAGGATTAGAACAAACAAACTTGAGCTCCAAATGGGAACTAGGTGGAGCTCGATCCAAGAGAAATTACCAGAGACACTGGAGAGCAGCTGGAGAGGCAGCAAACTAAAGTGGCTCTGTAGGAACCTTCACCTTCATCTAGGAGCCAACCCGGGAACCTTCAGTGGCTGTTTTCACATCACACCTCATTGACCATACAGGCTATATACCTTGCAAAGATTGCGGGTTCGCTTCCAGACCACAGTAATAAAGCCaatattgcaataaaatgagacacacaaatgttttggtttcccagcacATATGAAAAGCTGTTTACACGATACCATAGTCTATGAAGTGTACAACAGCAACATGTCTATAAAACAATATACACACCTTAATTTACGATGACCTTATTGCTGAAAATACCAAAACAATttcaatagtaacatcaaagatcactgatcacagatcaccataacggatgaaaaagttcaaaatattatgagaattacCAGTGTGTCACttcgtgacacagagacacgaagtgagcctAAAGCAGTTGGGAAagatggcactgatagacttacTCAAcgagggttgccacaaaccttcaatttgtaaaaaatgcaatacctGCAAAGCGCAGTTAAGttagcacaataaaatgagatatgcctgACCTGTCCAATGACAAAACTAAAGCAATTTAGTTACAAGATTCTTCAAGGGAAAACATGCCATGGATTGAGGTAGTACAGTTCCTCATCAGCAGTGGAGAACTCTTCCCAAGGGATTTGGGCAAGACCAGGTTTTATAGAGCTTTAGAAGAGGCAACGTGGAGACAGGGCATGACTGGCTGGGAGGTTGGGAATTTCCTTATAAGGCTAACAGGTCCTGATTTCTAGAGTAAGGTAAGCTGAGTTGGAGGACTGTGATTGGTGTAGGTTACGTCCCTGGACAGGTTTTTCCTGTTAAGTGCAGGCTGACTTAGGTTTAGATTTATGATGTGGTCTGGTCCACTGGGGTGGCTCCAATGTGTGGGTCCCATTATATAAATTAACCTTTAAAGTGTTATGTCAGCTCACTGGAGTCTTTTCAGTGGTTAAAGAAATTTTTTCACCTAAAAATCAAATAAGGGCTGGAGGTAGATTGGGGTTGGGAGGTGGGGTAGAACGGGGCCAGTAGAAAAGCCTTGGCCAGAGGAGTGGGGCTGTTGCAGTTTCTGAAGACCACAGAGTGTAAGAACAGGTTCCACAATGTCATTTCCTTGAATATTACAGCTTGCTTCCTCAGAGAGCTTTTGGGAGAGAGGCCCCAGCAAAGGGCCCCAAGAGAGATCCCAGAGCAACTCATGTTCTGGGGATGTTGAGGGTGAACAAATGTCGATGAGGATGacaacagaaagcaaaaaagggAAACTAGCATTGACTTGATACCCACAATGCACTAGGGACTTCGCTAGCACGcaaattctcttttaattttcaaaaaccttgagtgcagtggttctcaaccgggGGCAATGTTGACCCCAAGAGAACATTTgccaatgtctagagacatttttattttcacagctAGCGGGTGcccctggcatctagtgggtagaggtcagggatgcttctaaacatcctacagtgtatAGGACAGGTCCTCACAATGGGAATTatttggccccaaatgtcaatagtactgaggctgagaaaccctgcttgAAGGACAGGCATGCTAATCTTcatttatacagatgaggaatctgtaGTTCTGAGAAGCTACCTGTCATTCAAAATGAGATTTACACAGCTCTAAAGCCCTGCTCTTTGACCATGCCATAGTGATAGAACAGTGATGGGTAAGAAAGATAAAGAACCAGGGCACTAATTGCTGCTCAAAGATATGTTTTGGAGAAATGAGTACAAGAATGATCATCCTATTGCAACTCTGACACACATCTTTGTCTTTGTTCCACAATCTTCTGTTCCACAAACAGAGTCAGGGTTACgataataaagaaaatcaaatggTGGGGGCTGGCCTCAGGTCGCTATGCTCGATCTCAGGAGGAGTCTGATGCCAGTGTCTGCGCCTCTAAATAGATGTAGAAGTACGGGGAGTCTGCTGACACACTCTCCTCCATCACCTTTTCtaagcagagagacagacaggaggTTCTGAGCTGAGTTTGGGTGATCATTtattcccctcttcctcccagaGGCTGAGCCCAGCTGTGGccccagaggaagaggagaatctgtttcccaGTTTCCATATTTTCTGTGAATTTGGAGTGGGACTGAGCCAGATTGATTCTAGGAAACCCTGAAAGTTCTGGGATGGAAAAGTTGAGACGAAAGAGGGTGGAAGGGGAGGAGTCAATGACAAAAACAACACTTCTTTTCACTTCCTCTTTTGGACTCCAGAATTTGTCTGTTCTCTGGGGTGGAATCTGTCAAGCCTCCAGAGAAGTCTGTGCCTGCTGTGCTGGGCTGTCAGAGGCAACCTGCTCGCTCCAGGAGGTGATGGGGATCCCCTCATTCCTAGCCCTCCCTGCTGCCAGGAGTGACCGAGCTGCCTGCACATCCTGCCATCCTTTGGGCCACATGCTACTGTGGACGGCTCTGCTATTCCTCGGTGAGGCAGGGTCCCCAGGAGGGGCAGTGGAGCAGGGACAGAGGCAGGCATGCTTTTCTAACTCAGCTGCTGTCACCTCGGTTGGGGCTGAGCTTGGGCAAGGatgagggctggggtgggaagcACGTCAGGAAAGTCAGGAGGGTGAAGGCAGGCTGATGAAAATCAGATTCTGATAACCTTGCTGGCCTTGGCAAATTATGAAATTGgcagagttcattttttttaattaacttatttatttagttttggctgagttggatctttcttgctgcacacgggctttctctagttgtggagagcaggggctactctttgttgtggtgcatgggcttctcattgcggtggcttttcttgttgcagagcataggctctaggcgtgcgggctcagttgtggtgcatgggctcagtagttgtagctcgcgggctccagagcacaggctcagtagttgtggcgcatgggcttagttgctccacggcatgtgggatcttcctggacaagggctcgaacccgtgtcccctgcattggcaggtggatccttaaccactgcaccaccagggaagcccagcagagttcatttttttttaagtcttttgcccaATTTCACTGTGCACCGAGGTCCCTGGTGCTCTGCTACCCGCCAGAGCAGAGCCAGCTGCGAGCAAAGTCTAGTGACCTAGACTTGAAGGACTAATGAGTGGCCAAGGTGTTTACCTTCCTTAGAAATTGTGTTTCACTGGGACCATATCTTAGACGGGAGGGCTAATGCTGTCTTAGGCCAATAGGAGGTGGGGGGAAGCAATAAAACACATGGTTGGGGGCAGTGGCTGTTCTCTTTGCCCCTGAAACCACTTCAGGCAGCAGAAGCCTATTCTCTTTATGTGAAAGGAGATTCCCCTGGGCAAAAGCGCAGGAGGGTGTGGGTTATCCAGGGGATGGGGATCAGAGAATACATAAGCAAGGCAATTCTAGAATCAGTTGTGGGACCAGAGGAATCGTGCATGCCTCCTTGCACTGCACAAACATGGGGATACGTCCTGTCACCGATCGAATAGAAAGACAGAATCTTAGGCTGCAACTGAGCGCTCCTTTCTGACCATGTTCTCAGCTGTGAGCTAGGGACCAGGGACTGATAGTGCTGGTGGGTGGAAGAGTCTAGGGAAGACCAAGTAGGGAAGCCTTATTGCCAGGAATGTCTCCCCAAGCTCAATTTCTAGAGTATCTACCCTCAAACGTGCTTCAGTATGGTCCCAGAGGACATGCAGCCACTTTCCAAGTTATGTACTATGGTCGATAGTAAAATCTGTTCAGCTCTGGGAGCCTTGGCCCTCAATGCCGGATGATACTGGGACAGGAGGTGGAGGTGAGGAAGAGAGAGTATCCTCCCACGAGCAGGATGAAATGGATTGAAGCAGAATAGCGTGAAAAAGGAGCACTGAACTACCTCACTTTTCGTATGGAGAAGCTGAGGCCTGGAGTAGTGGCATGCTTCCCTACCTCTGCTATAGTGATACCAATGTGACGCCTAGACAGGACTCCTGGGAGAGACTTTTGGAATTTTTATCCATTTGCCCTTTTGCTAAGTCACAAAGATTGACTCCGTCTTTTCCATTCTCATCTGGGCTGCCAtatttaggtcttcattgctcaGTAACTCAattttttcgttttctttttttctgtttggggtatgcgggcctctcactgttgtggcctctcccattaaaTAAATGCTCCGTGCAGGCTCTGTTCTAGGACTTGGAGATTTATCACTGAACAAGAGAGACAGCCTTCCTGACCTAAAGCACAAGGTCTTTGCCTCCCTCACAGTGACAGTATTATACTGAGTATGAACATATTTAATATTCACtagtatttgttggatgaatacaTGGAAGGTGCCTTCTCTCTACTTCTCTCATCTCTTActtgtttcttctcttcctcctcctcttagcCCTGCTTCTTTGCCCATTCCCTGCACTGCCACATTGTCACCCCTGCACACTCTGCTTTTCAGCAATCACTTCTGTGTCAATAATTTCCAAACCTATCTTTCTTGTTTGTGTCAAGTACAATTTCATATTTCCACCTGCTGGTTGGAGACCTCCAAATTGATTTGTCAGCTCAGAAACAAAACACATTCAAAATCCAGCTCTCATCTTCCCCTCACAAATGTCCTTCTCCTCCTAACATTTATATTTGTGTGAGCACAGTTAATGTTTTTCCCAGTCACCCATTTACAAGACCCCCATATCTCTTCAAGTGCcaagttctctctccctcttaaaTTTCTCTCATGCCCGTGTCCTCATCTTTACGTTCTATTGTCAACGCAATTTTGGGCTCTCTTATCTCCCACCTAGATGGACTCAATGAATGATTTCCAGAGCATTggcaaataaaattaatatggCCACTGCCCTCTTTGAGCTTACATTCTACTGAGGGATAGAAACAGTAAATAAAGGAACACAAATGCATAAATATGAATTGGGAAATGGCAATGAAACTGTAAACAGGATACTCTGATAAGAACACTTGTTGCGGGGGACATGAGAGAACAGCCTACATTAACGGGATGATATGGCAAGAATTTTCTGAGGAAGTGTCTTTTAAGCTAGGACCTGAAGCATGATAAGAATTAAGCCATTTGAAGATACAAAGGAAGCAGGTTTAAAGTAGAGGGATGGGCATACAGAAAAGCCCCAAGTTTGAAGAGGTCTGGTGTTATTGGAGCTCAATGAGTAGGGGAAGTATGGCTCGAGATGAGGCTGGACAGGTGAGCAGGGCTTGTGTCAGGTGTGGCcttgtaaatatttacattttattttcagagcAAAGGAAGAGCACTGAAGGCATGTAAGCAGGAGAGTGATATTATctgatttgttattttaaaaataactctagCTTCTCTGTGGGGAATGAATTGTCGGGGGAGCAAAATAAGGGAAGAAATAAGTTGGGAGATGGGAGAAAGCTGCTGGTGACCTAAAATAGTGTGGACATGGACTGAAGCTGACACATTCAAGAATTAACTGGAAGCAGGATGATCACGACTTTACTGGTGCAAAGGCTGATGGGGTTTGGGAGAGAAAGGGGAATAAAAGAGGACTTGCAGTTTCCAGGCACGAGTACCTGGGCAGATGGTGAAGGTATACACTTATATGGGGGAACCTGGGAGAGAAATAGAACTGTGTCCACTTGATTTGACATTGAGATCATTGGTGATTTTAACAAGAAAAGTTTTAGTGGACTGGTGAGGGCAGAGTTCAAATTGCAGAGAATGAAACAGTGattggaaagagaagaaatgacaACAGCCTTTGTAGAAAAAGAACTGAGAAATCAGGCTGGGAAAGggagcagaaaaataattttggaattatGTGTGGTGTCAAGtgagattttttcctttcagtgaaaGATCCTGGAATATATTTATGTTGATAGGAAAGGTCCAGCTGAGATCGAGAAATGGGTGaggcagaggagaaagggaataacagagagaggaaaatcCTTGAGCGGGTGAAAGGGAATGTGACCTAGGACAGAGACTGACCACAGATGGGAGGAGAGATGTCCCCAGTGAAAACCAAGAAAGGAAGATGGATAGAGATGCAATAGGTTAGATGATTTAGTTGGGGGAAGACGTGAGACCTCCTGTCTAACtgcatttgttttctctgtgaaggATAAAGGAAGGCGTCATCTTTGAGTGAGACGGGACTGGAGGCAGAGGACTGGAAAGTTTGAGGAGTGAGGAAAAATGATTGTCCCTACCAAGAGCCGCAGAGCAAACGTACTAGAGAAAAGTGTCAGACGGCAGTTTAGTGTCCTTTTGAATATGGAGACAGTAGATTTACAGAGATACCAACCTGCCTGCTTATGTGGGAATTTCATTAACACACAGCTGCGGAAGTAAAGGCATGGACAACCCAGGTGGAACGTAATGCAGACAGAGACTGGCAAGAGAGTTAAGGGGATTTGCAAGGAGGTGATTATTTATAATGATGAATCATCATATCTAATGAGAAAGTAGGCTGATCTTTGCTTTCTCCCTTACAGCTCCTGTTGCTGGGAAACATGGTAAGTGCTCACcacatcctctccctcccccagctaccctctctctctgctccctgcACCGTCTCTGGAGGTGCTCTGGGTGCACCAGCAACCCAGGACTGAGGTAGAACCAGGAAAGAGTAATTGCTCCCACAAGatgccctgcccccttctccttcctccttcccttcctcccagggAAGCCAGGGATGGGCAGCCACAGGGCACagcctttctgtttctgttccgGTCAGACCTCACAGATTCTGTCACAGAAAATAACTGTATTCTGTCCCAGTTGCCTTCCTCTCTCCAAACTAAATCACGAACCCAGGCCATTTTAGTTTCAGCCACATGCAAAATCACATGATTTGCTTAGGTTAACCCCATGGGTTGATAAATCCTCTACTTTGCATGTATCTGAAGGCTTCAGGGCCTGTTGCCTTGGACACAAATAGGAGATACCACTGGTTGCAGCTTGGTGGGATGAACACGGCTGGGCACTGCTTTCTCTGCACCACTAACCTCTCCACCTCCCAGGACTGGTAGTGGGATGGGGCTCTACATGGGCCACTGAACGCAGGGCTCCCTAGACTGGCCTGCCagcctttctcctctttcttattCTTCTGAGGCCACAGAGACTCCTCTGTGCTTGGGTGTCAGGACAGGTCTATTCTAAAGGAGaaagaatggggacttccctggtggtccagtggtaaagaatctgccttacaatgctaggggacgcaggtttgatccctggtcagggaactaagattcccacatgctgtagggcaactaagcccacacaacTAGAGCCCACAGggcacaaactacagagcccacctgccctggagcctgcgtgccacaactagagaagagagaaCCCACACGCCATAACTAGAaagaagccggcgcaccacaacgaaagatcccacgctGCAAAAAatatccctcatgccgcaactaagacccgacacagccaaaaaaataataaatatatctttttttttgttctgacttcttccattctttttttaaaagatgtatttatttctttttatttagaaataaatacatcttaaggaaaaaagaaactaataaggagctgctatataaaaaataaataaaattctaaaattaaaaaaataatacactgtAAGGTACATTGTACAACaggatatagccaatattttataaaaactataaatggagtataacctttaaaaattgtgaatcactttattgtatacctgtaacttatataatattgcacAGCAActatatgaataaaaatttttattccaaagaaaaaaagaaagaatggaagcagTCAGAACAGAAACGTGGTGTCTGGCTGTCAGCCTGGCACCTCCACCAGATGTCCCCATTTGTCTTCTTCCAGCTGTGGAGAGAGTTTATCCACTAGTGTCCAAATGCCTCAGCTTACAGGGAAGGAAAGTGATTCCCCAAAGGATgtatgtgtagtgtgtgtgtgtgtgtgtgtgtgtgtgtgtgcgtgcgtgtgtgtttgcTTGCCCCCTCTCCCATTCCCCTACCTTTTGTCCTCTCCCCTGGGGAGGAGGCAAGCTCCCTGAGAGAACCTGGGTTCCTGCGGGCGCCTGTTTGGGCTGCACGAGTTGGAGGAACTGCCTTCGGTTGCACAAGAGTTCTGGGTTGGGTTCCTCTCTTGATGTCTCCAGCATGGCCACAGTTTTCCATCATCTGAGATTTGGGGTCTGCTTAGGCCCTTGGGGTCCCTTTCCTTATgctgccttctctctctgcccctcagcAGGTCTCCCAAAGGCTGTGGTGAGCATTCAGCCTGCGTGGATCAATGTGCTCAAGGAGGATTACGTGACGCTGATGTGTCAGGGGACCAACTTGTATGAAGGCAACCTCACCCTGTGGTTCCATAATGGGAGCTTCATCCAGAGCCAGAACCAGTCCAGTTATAGCTTTAAGGCCAGCAGCAATGACAGCGGAGACTACAGGTGTCAGAGAGAGCAGACCAGCCTCAGCGACCCTGTGCATCTGTACGTGACTTCCGGTCAGTGGAGGAAGGCCTGGGAGAGTCTGGGAGAGCAAGGATAGAAGACATCTGCTTACATGGCAGAGGTTTTTCGGAAAGGGGAATTGCCTGCTTACTGGGAAGCATGGCTGTGAGTTGTTTGAAGGGGTTTTGTCCACTGATTTCCCTTTTCATGCACCCCATTGCTTAGTATGTGTGGTGAGGTGGAAGTTCCTAAGAGATTTCTCAGAATATGTTGGGCTCTGTTGTCTCGGTGCTGACTGGGCAAGAAGGTAACAAGGCCACTGACAGGCAGGTGGGtatgagagaagcagaaggaaatcCCTGGTTCATAGAAATCCTTCCATTTTTATGGCAGAGTCAGATGCACAGACAGACCACAACTGAATCCTAGCCCTGGAAATTATAGCCACGTAAACATGATGATTTCATTTACctttgagctttggtttcctcatcagcTCAGTGGAGATACTCTGCCTCCCCCATCAGGTCCCGGTGAGAATCAGCATTTCTCTGC comes from Delphinus delphis chromosome 1, mDelDel1.2, whole genome shotgun sequence and encodes:
- the FCGR2B gene encoding low affinity immunoglobulin gamma Fc region receptor II-b isoform X3; translated protein: MGIPSFLALPAARSDRAACTSCHPLGHMLLWTALLFLAPVAGKHAGLPKAVVSIQPAWINVLKEDYVTLMCQGTNLYEGNLTLWFHNGSFIQSQNQSSYSFKASSNDSGDYRCQREQTSLSDPVHLYVTSDWLLLQTPRLVFQEGEPIVLRCHSWRNSSLNKVIFFQNGKSKTFSHLRSNFCIPQANLSHSGEYHCTGFIGQTVYSSQPVTITVQANLADAEEAAKMEAENTVTYSLLSYPEVAEEETESSVYQNNI